Proteins encoded by one window of Brassica napus cultivar Da-Ae unplaced genomic scaffold, Da-Ae ScsIHWf_1618;HRSCAF=2232, whole genome shotgun sequence:
- the LOC125598057 gene encoding uncharacterized protein LOC125598057, with amino-acid sequence MSKIANKDYAPLNLSGDNYLQWALDTRISLKSKGLGDTIIEDNNENEKNRYRALGLMRHHLIDGLKDQMVLLPKARHDWMHLRFLDYKSVDDYNSALFKIVSILKLCGEETAGTAPLPEAHEVEKKDPPNETYYVQDNKKPYGNSRGGFKRRGRDNSNGRDGYSTGRKGNHNNRGRGSNYGRGRGSYGRGRGGISKPSYTSNKSLCHRCGSDNHW; translated from the exons atgtcgaaaatagcaaacaaAGACTATGCAcccctcaatctctccggagacaattacctGCAGTGGGCACTAGACACAAGGATTAGTCTAAAGTCCAAAggactcggtgatactatcatcgaagacaacaatgagaatgaaaagaaccGATACAGAGCCTTAGGCCTTATGCGACATCATCTCATTGATGGtcttaaagatca gatggtgttgcttccaaaagcAAGGCATGATTGGATGCATCTAAGATTCTTAGACTATAAGTCAGTGGATGATTACAATTCAGCTCTATTCAAGATTGTCTCAATACTAAAGCTGTGTGGTGAAGAG ACCGCCGGGACAGCACCACTACCCGAAGCCCATGAGGTCGAGAAGAAAGATCCTCCCAATGAAACCTATTACGTCCAAGACAACAAGAAACCATACGGCAATAGCCGTGGTGGATTCAAGAGGCGTGGACGTGACAACTCAAACGGCCGAGATGGCTACTCAACtggccggaaaggaaaccacaataaccgtggtcgtggttccaattacggcCGGGGTCGAGGCAGCTACGGCCGCGGacgaggtggcatatccaaaccatcttacacgtccaaCAAGTCTCTATGCCATAGATGCGGGAGTGACAATCATTGG